AACATCAACCGGGGCTGCGGCAGCACCCACATGGATCATCTGCAGACCATCGTCCGAAACGGCGACTACGACCTGGGCGTGGCCTTTGACGGCGACGCGGACCGGGCGCTGTTCGTGGACTCGCGCGGCAACGTGGTCCACGGCGACCACATGCTGCTGCTGAACGCCCGCGCCCGTCCGGCGGCGGCGGTGGTGGCCACGATCATGACCAACATGGCGCTGGAAGTGAAATTGCAGGAAGCCGGGATTCCGCTGGAGCGTACCGCCGTGGGAGACCGCTATGTCCACGAACGGCTGCATTCCAAGGGGTTGCAGCTGGGCGGCGAACAGAGCGGGCACGTCCTGTTCCTGGATGTCTCGCCCACCGGGGACGGCGTGCTGACCGCGCTGCTCACGCTGGCGAGCATGAAGCAGATGGACACCACGCTGGATGTGCTGTTCGACGAATTGACCATGTACCCGCAAACCCTGGTCAACGTGCGGGTGGCCGACAAGAAGGCGATTGCCCGTGACGAGGCGGTGCAGGTGGCGGTTTCCAAGGCAGAGGCCCAGCTGGCCGGGCGGGGCCGCGTCAACCTGCGTCCCAGCGGCACCGAGAATCTGATCCGCGTGATGGTGGAGGGTCAGGACGCTGCCGAGATCCACGAGATTGCCCGCGTGCTGGCCGCCGTCGTCGAGGAACGTGGCCTGGGGGGCGTGGCGGCGGGCCACTAATCCCCCCGATTCCTGACCGTTTTCGTCAGTTCCGCCGCGCATGGCTCTCATTGACTCTCGGCACAATGGCGGCAGGAGGTACCCCCATGAACAAGACCCAGATGACAAAGGCACTGGTGGCCGCCCTGCTGGCCGCCCCTGCCCTGGCCGGGAGTGCGGGCGCGCAGAACTCGCCCCTCAAGGTCACCGCTTCCACCCTGCTGGTAACCGAGGTCAAGGCTGACGGCAAGACAGTCGAGAAGCTGACCGACACGGCCAACCGGGGGGTGTCGCCAGGCGACCTGCTGCAGTTGCAGCAGCGCGTCGAGAACACGGGCAGGGGGGCTGTCAGGCAGCTCAAGCTGAACATGGCGGTGCCGGCGGCCACGACCTTCCTGGGGCAGCAGTGCGATGTCCAGGGCGTGACCGCGTTGTTCAGCATTGACGGCAGGACCTACGCCGCCGAACCGCTCAAGAAGTTCGTGACCGTGACCGAGAACGGTCAGGACGTGAAGAAGGAAGTGACTGTCAACCCCAGCGAGTACACCAATGTCCGCTGGCAGCTGCCCGAGCTCAAGGGCGGCGGCGTGGTCACCTGCTTTATCCGGGCCACCGTCAAGTAAGGACTCCAGGCAGGTTGGGTCCTTCAAATTGAAAAGGGGAGGCGCGGCTGGGATGCCCGCCTCCCCTGACCCGTTGCGGGCTTACGCCACCGGGGCCACCTTATCCGTGTAGATCGCGCGGCTGTCCTCATTCCTGCCTTTGAGCAGCGGCATGACCAGTTCCCCGAAACGGCGGGCCTCTTCCAGATGCGGATAGCCGCTGAAGATGAAGCTGCTGAAGCCCATGTCCTCGTACCTGCGAATCTTGTCGGCCACCTGCTGTGGGTCACCGATCAGCGCCACGCCCACGCCGCTGCGGGCCATGCCCACGCCAGCCCACAGCCCCGGCTCCACCATCAGGTCAGCGTCCAGCCCCTTCATCATCTCGATCTGGCGCTGCTGGCCAACACCGTCCACGTGGGCGTGGCTGGCGACGAAGGCGGCGCGCACTTCCGGGTCCACGCGGCTGATCAGTCGCTCGGCCGCCTCCCTGGCCTCGGCCTCGGTTTCGCGGACGATGACGTGGGTTCGCAGGCCGTAACGCAAGTTGCGCCCGGTCTTCTCGGCCAGGGCCTGCATCTGGGCCATGCGTTCCCGGATCATGTCCTCGCGCTCGCCCCACATCAGGTAGACGTCGGCCAGCTCGGCGGCGATCTGCTGGGCCACTGGGGATGCGCCGCCGAAGTAGATCGGGATGGGCTGGACGGGTGCGGGATCGAGCACCGCATTGTCAAAGGCGTAGATGTCGGATTTGAAGGACTGTGGCGGCGGCTGCGTCCACAACTGGCGCAGGATCTGGATGAACTCGCGCGTGCGCTCATAGCGTTTAGCGTGGTCCTCGAAGTCGCCATACATGGCGTTTTCGGCGGGACTGCTGCCAGTCACAATGTTTAACCTTACTCGCCCCGGAAACAGGTTTTGCAGGGTGGCGAGCATCTTGGCGTACATGGCGGGCTGGAACATGCCGGGCCGCACGGCGATCAGCAGCGCGGGATCGGTCGGTGCGGTTTTGGCCAGCGCCGCCACCGCCGCCGTGTAGTTCTCGTGCTCACTATGGTAGTTGGTGGCGGTCAGCAGCGCATCGAAACCGGCCTCGCCCGCCGTGCTAATGAGACTTTGGAGATACGGCAGCGTGGGCTGACGCGGCATCTTGTTCTTCGTGCCGATGAACTCACCGTCGCGAGACAGTTGCAGGAACCACAGGAATTCGGACTGGGAAGGCTGGGTCATGGGGCGGGCTCCTTGAGAGGCCAAGCAGAGAAACGTCGGGTCATTGGTGCAGATGCGGAAGAGACTAGGACAGTTTTACCCGTCCGGCCCACCTCCCTTCAAAGAGGCGATAAGGGTGGCTGAACTGCCTTTCCAGTCACGCTTCCAATTTCTTCTTGAGGGGAACTGACCGTGAAGCCCGGTCAAGCCTTCACCCCACCCGCTGTCAGTCCGGCCACGAAGCGGCGCTGGAAGATAGCGATCAGCGCCACGACCGGAATGGTGGCGATGACCACGGCGGCGGCGATCAGCGGCCACGGAAAGGCGAATTCGCCCTGATACAGCGTGACGCCCACGCTGACGGTTCGCATGTCCAGCTTGGTGTTAAAGCTCAAGGCCAGCAGGAATTCGTTCCAGGAGTTGACGAAGATCAGCAGCGCCGCCGTGACCACGCCAGGGGCCGACAGGGGCAGCACCACGCGCCACAGCGCGCCCACGCGGGAGGTGCCGTCGATCATGGCCGCTGCTTCCAGATCACGTGGAATGGCGCTGAAAAAGGCCACCAGCGTCAGAATTGCCACCGGCAGACTCAGGGCGGCGTAGGGCAGGATCAGCGCGGGGTAACTGTTGAGCAGATCCAGCCCCCGGAACAGGCGGAAGAGTGGCACCAGCAGGCTGACCACCGGGAACATCGAGAAGGCCACCACGGCGGTCAGCAGGGCGCTGCGGCCCCACACTTGCAGGCGGGCCAGCGCATAGGCCGCCGGCACCGCCACCGCGATGCACAGCAGCGTGCTCAGCAGGCTGACGGTCATGGAGTTGAAGAAGAAACGGGCGAAGGGCTGCTCGCTGAACACGCGGGCGTAATTGGCGGCGTCCAGCGCGCCCGGCAGGTACTGCACCGGGAACTTCTGCAACTCGGCCTCGGTCTTGAGGCTGGTCAGGATCATCCAGACCAGCGGAAAGAAACCGCCGATGATCAGCGCGGTCAGGCCAGCCCAGCGCACCGCCTTGTCCCCCGCGCTCAGGCGTTCGGGGGCCGCCGTCTCACCGCTCATGTGCTGGCCCCGTCCCGGACAAAGCGCACGTAAATGGCCGTCACGGCCAGACTCACGGCGAACAGCGCCACACTCAGGGTGGCGGCGTAACCGAAGTCCAGAAACTCGATGCTGGTGCGGTAGATGTAGACTCCCAGCGTTTCCAGCAGACCCTGGGCCGGGGCCTGCTGAATAAAGGTATAGGGGATGTCGAAGACCTGCACGGCGCTGATGGAGCGGAAGATGAACGCCACCGCCAGACTGGGGGCCAGCAGCGGCAGGATGATGCGGAAGAAGGACTGGACGCGGGTTGCTCCGTCCACCTCTGCCGCCTCGGTAAGTTCGCGTGGGATGCCCTGCAGGCCGCCCAGCACGATCAACGCCACAAAGGAACTGGTCTTCCAGACAATCGTGACCACCATCGCCACCACCGCCAGCCCTGGGGTGCTGAGCCACAGCAGCGGTGCCTGGACGATGTGCAGCCGTACCAGGATGTCATTGAACACGCCGTACTGCGCGTTGAACAGCCACGCGAAGATCAGACCGGTCATCACGGGCGGCATGGCCCACGGCAGCAGCAGGGCCACCCGCGCGATGCCCCGCACCCGGCTGGGATTGTGGGCGGCCAGCGCCATTGGAATGCCCACCAGGAACGAACCGCCCACCGTCAGCACGGCAAAGAACAGCGTGTTTCGCAGTGAGGTGCCGAACCGTGGGTCGCCGAACATCTGCACATAGTTCTTGAGGCCCACGAAGGGCTGCCCATTGAACGGCTCGGTCAGCTTGTTAAAGAAAAAGGAGTCCCGGATGGTGGTCAGCATGGGGAAAAGCAGCACGCCGCACAGCAGCAGCGCGGCGGGCATCAGCAGCCAGAAGGCCAGCCAGCCCTCGCTGGTATCGCCCTTGCTGCGTCCCTTACGCCTGGGCACCGGAACGGCGATGTTCTTCTGGGTCATCAGACCTCCTTGCAGGAGTGGCGGCGAGAGAACTGAACGTCGTGTGGGGCTGTCCGCCTCTTAAAAAGGGGAGCCCCCACTCCAGGTCGAAGGGAACGCCAGATGTGGGGGACGGGGACGACGAGGGCCTATTTGAGCAGTGGGGCCAGATCGCGCTGCATGTCGCTCAGGGCGGCGTCCACGGTCTTGCTGCCCGCCACGGCGGCGGACACGTTGTTGCGAATGATCTCGCTGACCTTGGGGTAGTTGGGCGTGACCGGGCGCGGGCGGGCCTTGAGGATCACCGGGTAGAGCGCCTTGAAGTGTGGATTGGCCGCCAGCACTGCCTTGTCGCTGTACAGGCTCTTGCGGACGGGCAGATACGCGCCCTTGACGGCCATCTCGCGCTGGACGTTCACGCTGGACATGAACTGTAGCAGCTTGACGGCTTCCTTCTTGTGGTTGCCGTAGGCGTTGACGCCCCACTCCCAGCCGCCGGTGCAGGTGGCGGTGGGGTTCTTGCCGAAGGATGGCAGGGCGGCCACGCCCACGTTGCCCTTGACCTGGGTGGGCTGCGGGCTGTTGCCCTGGAAGTGCGCCCAGGCGTAGCTCCAGTTCAGGCCCAGCGCGACGTCACCGGCCTGGAACTGCAGACGCGAGTCGTCGGTCTTGATCTCGGCGCTGGCGGCGGGGGACAGCTTGGACTTGACCGAATTGACCAGGAAGTTCAGGCCCTGCTTGCCCGCCGCGCTGTTCACGTTGCTGGCGTCGCCGCCGCCGGTCCAGAGGGTTTCCAGGAAGTTGCAGACCGTACCCTCGATGGGCGCGCCCTGGAAGTTGAAGCCCTGCATCTTGCCGCCCTCGCCCTTCTGGATTTTCGCGGCGGTGGCAGACAGTTCGTCCCAGGTCTTGGGCACGGGCAACTTGTACTTGGCGAGCAGGTCCTTGCGGTAGTACAGGAACTGCGCGTCGGTGAAGGCGGGCATGGCGTACAGCTTGCCGTTGTAGGTGGCCGCGCTGACCGGGCCGGGCAGGAAGCTGCCCAGGTAACTGTTGACCCCGGTGATGTAGCTGTTGAGCGGTTCGGCCCATCCGGCGGCGGCGAAGGTGGCGGTGCGTACCACGTCGATCAGAAAGATGTCCAGGGTGTCGTCCCGGGCGGCCAGCACGGTGGTCAGATACTGGTTCTGTGCCTCGCTGGTGGCCCCGCCGGTCTCGATCTTGACCTTGATGTCGGGGTTGGCGGCCTCAAAGCGGTCGAACAGCGGTTGAAAGATTTCCGGGCGCTGCTGGGTGCCCATGAACACGTTCAGGGTGGTGACAGCGCTGGCACTGGCCGAGAGAGCGGCAGCGACGGTCACGGCGGCGGATAGAACGATGCGGGTACGCATAGGTGGAACCTCCAGGGGCGTCGGGAGGACGCCAGCTCAGTTAACAGTTTATTTAAAGTACCACGTTTTCAGGTGGGGTGGATGGAGCGCAAATGCCGTCACCATGCACAACTGAATCGATCAAGACCCCGTATGGTATGGCGCCGTTTTATTGTCTCTAGACTGAAGGCCATGACTCCCACGACAGAAGCCCCGGCCATGCCCCGCTGGCGCACCGATGACCTGTACGCCAGTCTGAGTGATCCCAGGCTGGACCAGGACCTAGAGGGCCTGCGTGCTGGGATTGCGGCTCTTGAAACGCTGTTTGACAAGATGGAGGTCCGCGAGGACGGCCCCGCCGCCACTCCGGGAACTTTGAAGAGCGTGTTGGACGACATGAACGTCCTGAGCGATACCCTTGGCCCGATTGGCGCTTACCTGAATGCTTTTTTTACCACCGATAGTCGCGATGAGCTGGCGCAGAGTCGTGTGGCCGCCTTCACCACCCTGACGCTGCCGCTGGGACCGCTGCGCTCGCGCCTGACCGCGTGGCTGGGCGGCCTGAGCGACGCGCAACTTTCTGATCTGCTGGCCGCCTCCGAGACGGCGCGGGAGCATGAACACTTCCTGCGCCGCGCCGTTCAGCTGGCCCGCCACCAGATGTCGCCTTTGGAGGAAGATCTGGCCGCCCGTCTGCGGCCCAGCGGGGCGGGGGGCTGGTCCAAACTCCAGGGCAACATCAGCAGTCAGCTGAAGGGCGAGTTCCGGGGTGAGCGCCTCCCGGTGACGGCCCTACGTGCCCTGGCGAGTGAGGCGGACGAGGACGTGCGCCGCGAGGCTTTCGAGGCCGAGATTGCCGCCTGGAAGTCCTCGGAGGTGGTTTTTGCCGCCGCCTTGAACGGCGTCAAGGGCGAGGAAGGCACGCTGGCGCGGCGGCGCGGTTTCACGGACGCCGTGGCCCCCAGCCTGCTGACCTCCGGCATTGACCGTCAGACGCTGGACGCCATGCAGGGCGCGGTGGTGCGCTCGTTCCCCGACTTCCGGCGCTACTTCGCGGCCAAGGCGCGGGCGCTGGGCAAGGACAAGCTGGACTGGTGGGACATCCTGGCCCCGCTGGGCCACAGTGAGACCGAGTGGACCTACGGGGCGGGAGCCGAGTTCGTCGAGCGGCAGTTCCGGGGTTACTCCGAACAGCTGGGCGACTTCGCCGCTGAGGCCTTTGAAGGCGACTGGGTGGACGCTGGCCCGCGCGAGGGCAAGCGCAGTGGGGCGTTCTGCATGCGCTGGACGCGCGGCAAGAGCCGCATTTTAATGAACCACGCCCCCAGCCTCGATAGCGTGTCTACGCTGGCACACGAACTGGGCCACGGTTATCACAATGCCCGCCTGGCCGACGCCCACCCGTTGCAACGCGAGACGCCCATGACCCTGGCCGAGACCGCCTCGATCTTTTGCGAGACGGTGGTGCAGAATGCCGCGCTGGCCGAGGCGACAGGGGCCGAACGCCTGTACGTGCTGGAGACCAGCCTGATGGGTCACGCGCAGGTGGTGGTGGATATCCACAGCCGCTTCCTGTTCGAGCGGGCCGTCTTCCAGAGGCGCGAGCAGGGTGACCTCAACCCGCAGGAGCTCAACGACCTGATGACCTGGGCGCAGCGTGAGACCTATGGCGACGCGCTGAACACGCTGCATCCGTACATGTGGGCGGTCAAGCCGCACTACTACAGCCTGGCCTTCTACAACTACCCTTACACTTTCGGGCTGCTGTTTGGCCTGGGCCTGTACGCGCAGTACGTGACGGCGCGCGAGGCGGGCACCGAGGCAGCCTTCCAGAGCCGTTACGACGAGTTGCTGGCCTCTACCGGGCGCGAGAGTCCCCTGACCCTGGCCGCCCGCTTCGGCATCGACCTGCACGCCCCGGACTTTTGGGAGGGCAGTCTGGACGTGATCCGGCGGCAGATCGATGCCTACATTGAAACGGTGGACCGTGGCGCTTAGAGGGTGGGCCGTGATTCTGGCTTCTCCCCTCATGCCCATGCGTCCATGACCAACACCACCCTGACGGCCATTCCCGGTTTCCGCGTCGGTCACTGGACCGATTCAGTCGGGTCGACGGGCTGCACCGTGATCCTGTGCCCGGACGCGGGTGCCGTGGCCTCCGCGTCGTTTCTGGGGCCGAGTCCGGCAACGCGCGAGGGCGTGCTGCTGTCTGCCGAGAAGAAGGTGGAGCGCGTGCATGCCCTGCTGCTGACGGGCGGCAGCGCCTTCGGGTTGGCGGCGGCGTCCGGCGTGGTGCGCGTGCTGGAGGAGCGCGGGGTGGGCCACCAGACCCCGTTTGCCCGCGTGCCCATCGTTCCGGCGGCGGTGGTCTACGACCTGGGGGTGGGCGATCCGCTGGCCCGTCCGGGCGAGAAGGAGGGAGAGGCGGCGGCGCGTGCTGCCTCCTCTGAACCCGTGCCGCGTGGCCGGGTGGGCGCAGGCACCGGAACGACGGCTGGCAAATATCTGGGTGGCCCCGGCGCGGTGCCCGGCGGCCTGGGCAGCGTCATGCTGGAGCGCTACGGCGTCTCGGTGGGTGCGCTGGCTGTGGTGAATCCGATCGGCGATGTGCTGGACGAACATGGCGGCGTCCTGGTGGGGCCGGGAACGGGGCCGGGCGCCGTGTCGTTTACCCCCGGTGACGTGGAGAACACCACGCTGATCGCCGTCGTCACCGAACACACCCTGAGCAAGGCTGATTGCCGCCGGCTGGCCGACGCCGCGCAGACCGCGCTGGGCCGCGTTATCCACCCCAGCCACACCTACTGGGACGGCGACGCGGCCTTTGTGCTCAGCAGCGGCACGCTGCCACCCGCCGATCCTCTGCTGCTGGGCGCCCTGGTGCAGGAGGCTGTCTGTGCGGCCGTGCGCGACGCGGTGCGGATGGCCAATAGCTTGGGTGTGTAGGATACTCATGTGAGTACAAGTCAGCGTGATGCTGTCCGTGGGCTGCGCCGGGTCATTGGTACGCGAGCTGTCAATTTCGTCGGTGCCGCAGGCCTTGTGGTCAACCCACGCGGCGAACCCCTGCTGTTGCGGCGCGTGGGGGCCGGGCACTGGGGCCTGATCACCGGCATCAGCGACCTGGGCGAGGCACTGGAAGACACACTCAGACGTGAGGCCCTGGAGGAAACGGGGCTGAGCATTGGTGCGGTGAGGTTGCTTGAGATGCTCAGTCCCGCCGGACTGGCCCAGGTGGCGAACGGCGATCAGTTCTACAGCTACACCGCCCTGTTCCGTGTGACTGAATGGAGTGGAACCCCGGTGCCCGACGGGGTGGAAATCGCGGAGGCGCGGTTCTTCAATCTCGCCGATCTGCCCCCTCTCAATCGGCTGGGCCGCAAGGCTCAGGAGTGGTTGGCGTGAATTACGTCCGTGATCTGCGGGCCCTGATCGGTCACGCGCCCGTCAACTGGGTGGGGGTCTGCGCGCTGGTGCTCAATGCTCACCATGAGGTTCTGTTGCAACGCCGCACTGACACCGGGGACTGGGGGACCCTGGGCGGCATTGCGGAACTGGGCGAGGCCTTGCCCGACACCCTGCGCCGCGAACTGCGGGAAGAGGCAGGCATCGCGCCCATCCGCTCTGAGTTCCTGACCGTGATCAGCGGGCCGCAGACGTACCAGAAACTGCTCAATGGCGACGAGTTCTATCAGGTGGTGGCCGTCTACGTGGTGCGCGAGTGGGAAGGCGTTCCGGTGGCGGACGGCGAGGAAGGCACGGAGCTGAGATTTTTTACTCTCGATGACCTGCTGCCCGCTCCGCTCGGGCCGGTGGACCGGGAAGCCCTGGGCCTCTTGCGGGCGTCGCCTGGTTGAGCCTCATCCACTCCGGCTCAAGGTCAGCCGCGCTCCCACCAGCCTGAAGCCCGCCCGCTCCACATTGCGCTCACTGCCTGTGCCGGGGGTAACGAAGACGCTGGCGAGGTCCGCTCCCCCCTGTGCGGCGGACTGCAGGCGGTGGGCCAGCAACGCGGTCTGGAGTCCCTGGGCACGAAATTCGGGGAACGTGGCGGTGCCGTGAAAGGCGGCGATGCCTTCGCTGGGGCTCATTGCGGCGGTGGCGGCTGGCCTGCCGTTCAGTTCTGCCACGAAAAGCCGTGTTCCGGGCGCCTGCGCCACCACCGACATGATTTCTTCCGTCCCCGGCCCGAAGCCCTGAGCGGCCAGGGCGGCCCAGGTGTCGGCCTCTTCCTCCCGAATGTCGGTGTCAGGAACGGCGGGCAGGTTGGTCAGATCGTGAATATAGGCGTGTAGCACATAATCCAGCGCGTAGCCGCGCTCCTTGAGCAGTGGCAAAATTGGAGCGACGAAGGCCGAGAGCAGCTGAAGGGTAGCGGGCTGCCCGTATCGGGTGCTGAATGCCTCGAACGCGTCCAGCTCCTGGTGTGTGGGCGGGCGAGTGCCGTCGTGCCAGGCGGAGTCCAGGGGCAGATTCGGCCCGGCGTGGACCGCCACCAGCGGGCCAAACTGCGCCGCCTCGCCCGTTCGCCCATAACGCCTGTGCGCTGTGGCCTCCGCATGGGCCAGCCGGGTCAAGACTGCTGTATTCATCCCTCCAGCGTAGCGCCCCGCATTTGTCCCCGCCTCCGCCCGCTAGCTTAGGCAGCATGACCGACGCCTCAGCCCCCAGTCTTTCCCGCGCCTTCGTCTCCCTGATCGGGGCTGGTCCAGGCGATCCCGGCCTGCTGACCCTGCGCGGTCAACAGGCACTGCAGCAGGCGGACGTGGTGCTCTTCGATTACCTCGCCAATCCCGAGTTGCTGCGGCACTGCCCGGACGCCCACACCATTTACGTGGGCAAAAAGGGATTTTCCGAGTACATCACCCAGGAGCAGATCAACGCACTGATCGTCAGGTCAGCGCAGGAGAACGGCGGGCAGCGGGTGGCCCGGCTGAAGGGTGGAGACGTCTTTGTCTTCGGGCGTGGCGGCGAGGAGGCCGAGGCGTGCGCGCTGGCGGGCGTGCCCTTCGAGATCGTCCCCGGCGTGACCAGTGCCATCGCTGCCCCAGCCTACGCCGGGATTCCCGTGACCCACCGTGACGTGGCCCGCTCCTTCGCGGTGCTGACCGGCAACACGAGAGAAGGTGGAGCACACTACGAGCGCCTGTCCGGTGTGGACACGTTGTTGCTGCTGATGGGTGTACGGAATCTGGACAGTATTGCCGCAGAACTGATCGCCGCCGGCCGTGACCCGCAGACCCCCGCCGCCACCGTGCAGTGGGGCAGCACCCACCAGCAGCGGGTGGCGACGGGCACGCTGGAAACCATCGCTGGGGTGGTCAGGGACGCTGGCCTGGAAGCTCCCGCCGTGACGGTGGTGGGCGAGGTGGTCAAGTTGCGCGGCACCCTGCGCTGGTTCGACAACGCACCGACCTTCGGCGGTTCCCTGAGTGGCAAAACCGTGGCCGTGACCCGCACCCGCGACGGCTCCAGTGCCCTCAGTGACGTGCTGCGGGCACGCGGCGCGGACGTGCTGGAGGTGCCGCTGATCCGCTTTGAGGCGGCCTCCGATGGGGGAGAGGCGGCCCTGAACGCCCTGCGCGATTTCACAGGCTGGCTGCTGCTGACCAGCAACAGGGCGGTGACAGCTCTGTTCTCGTTGCTGGACAGCGCAGGACTGGACGCCCGCGCCCTGGCGGGGGTCAGGATTGCCGCCGTCGGTCCCAGCACCGCCCGCAGCCTGGCCGAGCGTGGCCTGCGTGCCGATTTCGTCCCGTCCACCCCCGGAGCGCGCCACCTGGGGGCGGAATTGCCGGTCCAAGCAGGAGAGGCCACCCTGCACCTGACCTCTCAGCTGGCGGAGGACGAGTTGCAAAGGGAGCTGGAGGCACGCGGCATCGGCTACACACGCGCCGAGCTGTACCGCACCGAGGCCGCCACGCCAGAGAAGAACAAGCTGGAGCGGCTGAAGACGGCTGCCGTTCTGACCCTGGCCTCCGGCAGTGCGGCGCGGCACCTGGCACAGCTGGCCGGCGCAGACTTCGATCCCCTGAACATGCCCGTCGCTGCGATGGGGCCGCAGACCGCCGACGCCGCCCGTGAGGCAGGCTTTACCCGTGTGACGGTGGCGGACACCGCCAGCCTGGACGCCCTGGCCGATGCGGCGGAACGGGCGGTGCAGGGCAGGGCCGAGTAAGAGGTGTCCGTTCCTGTCAGCCTCACGCCCGCCAAAACCCTGAGACGTGCTATACTCCCGCCTGTTGTCTCGTCCGCCGCTCAGGTCTGTCCCTGACGACGCGGCGGGCAGAAGAGGCCCCGGCGGCACACGCCACAGCGTTCAACGTCACGGTGGCAAGAGGAGAAATAACGACATGGCTAAACATCCCGTTCCCAAGAAGAAGACCAGCAAGAGCAAGCGCGACATGCGCCGCAGCCACCATGCGCTGACCGCTCCCAACCTGTCCGAGTGCCCCCAGTGCCACGCCAAGAAGCTCTCCCACCACATCTGCCCCAGCTGCGGCTACTACGATGGCCGTCAGGTGCTGGCCGTCTAAGCAGGAAAAACCTGAAAAGAGGCTCCCCACGTGGGAGCTTTTTTCGTCTCTTCCTTGAGCGTTCTGCCATCCGTACTCTGCGGGCGGCGCGTTATGCTCCCCATCATGAGTCTGACATTCGAGGAGAAGTTGCAGAATTACGCGCGGCTGGCCGTCCGCGTTGGTCTGGGTCTGCATGAAGGCCAGCGCGTGCTGGTGCAAGCCCCGGTCGACACGGCCCCGCTGGCCCGCGCGGTGGTGCGCGAGGCCTACGCGGCGGGCGCGTCCTTCGTGGACGTGCGCTGGGACGACGACGCTGTTCAGCTGGCCCGCTTTGAGCTGGCGCCGGACGGCACCTTCGGCACCATCAGCAAGTGGCGGGTGGACGCCGAGATCGAGACGGCGGGTGACGGCGGCGCGGTCATCGCCATTCGTGCCACCAACCCCAACCTGCTGGGCGGCGTGGATGCCGAG
This genomic interval from Deinococcus humi contains the following:
- a CDS encoding NUDIX domain-containing protein: MSTSQRDAVRGLRRVIGTRAVNFVGAAGLVVNPRGEPLLLRRVGAGHWGLITGISDLGEALEDTLRREALEETGLSIGAVRLLEMLSPAGLAQVANGDQFYSYTALFRVTEWSGTPVPDGVEIAEARFFNLADLPPLNRLGRKAQEWLA
- a CDS encoding NUDIX hydrolase; the encoded protein is MNYVRDLRALIGHAPVNWVGVCALVLNAHHEVLLQRRTDTGDWGTLGGIAELGEALPDTLRRELREEAGIAPIRSEFLTVISGPQTYQKLLNGDEFYQVVAVYVVREWEGVPVADGEEGTELRFFTLDDLLPAPLGPVDREALGLLRASPG
- a CDS encoding GNAT family N-acetyltransferase, translating into MNTAVLTRLAHAEATAHRRYGRTGEAAQFGPLVAVHAGPNLPLDSAWHDGTRPPTHQELDAFEAFSTRYGQPATLQLLSAFVAPILPLLKERGYALDYVLHAYIHDLTNLPAVPDTDIREEEADTWAALAAQGFGPGTEEIMSVVAQAPGTRLFVAELNGRPAATAAMSPSEGIAAFHGTATFPEFRAQGLQTALLAHRLQSAAQGGADLASVFVTPGTGSERNVERAGFRLVGARLTLSRSG
- the cobA gene encoding uroporphyrinogen-III C-methyltransferase, whose amino-acid sequence is MTDASAPSLSRAFVSLIGAGPGDPGLLTLRGQQALQQADVVLFDYLANPELLRHCPDAHTIYVGKKGFSEYITQEQINALIVRSAQENGGQRVARLKGGDVFVFGRGGEEAEACALAGVPFEIVPGVTSAIAAPAYAGIPVTHRDVARSFAVLTGNTREGGAHYERLSGVDTLLLLMGVRNLDSIAAELIAAGRDPQTPAATVQWGSTHQQRVATGTLETIAGVVRDAGLEAPAVTVVGEVVKLRGTLRWFDNAPTFGGSLSGKTVAVTRTRDGSSALSDVLRARGADVLEVPLIRFEAASDGGEAALNALRDFTGWLLLTSNRAVTALFSLLDSAGLDARALAGVRIAAVGPSTARSLAERGLRADFVPSTPGARHLGAELPVQAGEATLHLTSQLAEDELQRELEARGIGYTRAELYRTEAATPEKNKLERLKTAAVLTLASGSAARHLAQLAGADFDPLNMPVAAMGPQTADAAREAGFTRVTVADTASLDALADAAERAVQGRAE
- the rpmF gene encoding 50S ribosomal protein L32 — translated: MAKHPVPKKKTSKSKRDMRRSHHALTAPNLSECPQCHAKKLSHHICPSCGYYDGRQVLAV